A region of the Deinococcus hopiensis KR-140 genome:
AGGCCGTGAGGTGACGGGCGCCGTGACATGGCAAGTCGAGAAGGGGGCCGTGGCGAGCGTCGCGGCGGACGGTACGGTCACCGGCCGCTCGGTCGGCAGCACGATCGTGAGGGCGACCGCGAATGGCCTGACCTCCGCGCCGATCGTCGTGGCCGTCGCGGACCTGAAAGACAGCGTCACGCGGGTGCCGAACGAGCGCGTCGTGTCGCCGCCCGTGTTCGCTTCCGGAGCGGCGCCGTTCCAGCTCGGCTCGCGCTACACGGTCGTGATGCGCGACGTCTCGCCGACGGCCGGCCGGCTGTGGTTCAGCAAGGCCGCCGACGGCACTCCCATTCAGGGTCAGGTCGTGTCGAGCCGTCCCGTCGCGAACGGTGTGGAAGTGACGCTCGAGGTGGTGCCGCTCGGCGACGTCTTCGACAAGCTCGTGGTGAACGAGAGCTTCGAACTTTCGAGCGAGGACGTTACCATTCCCGAAGCGACGGCCGCCCACTTTGGCGTGCAGCGACAGTCGAATGGAGACCTGGTGCTCACGCCGAACAAGGCGCCGAGCGGCGACAAGGTCGGGGCGCTCGCGTTCAACGCCGGACCGTTTCGCTGCACCGGTTCGGACATTGAGGGCAAGATCTTGCTCGGATCGCCCTCGTTCCGGTTCAACTTCGGCCGTCCGAAGGTCGAGGTGGAAGTCGTGATCGACTCGAACTTCATCGACGGACAGAACACGAGCAAAGCGCGCTTTTTGTTCACCGCCAATCCCAGCCTGCGCATGAGCAGCGGCAACCATACCCTCGTCGCCGACCTCAACAACGTGGAAGTCAAGTGCAAGCTGCGCGAAGGCTTCGAGCAGGCCGTTCCAACCGGGATTCCTTTGGTGAACCTCGAAGCCAACCTCATTCCGGGCATCGAACTCGGCGGTTCGTACGGGGCGGGTCGCCGCTCGTTCGAGGCGCGCCTCTACGCCTCCGCGAACGTCCGTTTCGGCTTCGACTGCCGGGCGTCCACGGGGTCGTGCCAGAACCTCTCCACGGGTGTCAATGGCACAGTCCAGGGCAACGTCATCCTGGGCGAGACGGGCACGCTCGGTGAGAACATCCGCGACCTCAAGATCGGCGTGTTCGGTGACGTCAAGATCACCGGCACCGCTCCCCTCGTCGGTGACATCGACCTCGGCTCGATGCGTGAGGGCTACCTCATGGAGTACGACCTCGCCCCGCTCGCCAACCAAATTGCCGACAATAACCCGGCAGGATACACGTTGCGCCACTATCAGGTCATCGATCCGTTCACCTCCATGCGCAACCTTGTGTCCTTCCTGCTGGGGTCGGGGGTGACGCTCCCGTTGCCGACAATTGACCGAGAAATTCGCGCGATCGAATCGCCAGTCATCACCTCAGCCACGCGAACGGGCAACACCGTGCGCGTCTCACTCGATCCGGACCGCAACAGCTTTTTCAGCACCGTGATTCCGAATCTTGAGCTCTTGCCCGCGTTTCCGCTGCTGTACAACGTCAAGGAAGTGCGCCTCTTGAGCGTGCGCGAGCTCAACATCGGGGGCCGAACGACCCAATCGGTGACCCAGCTCGCCAGCATGAACGTGCCCCTTGGCGCGACGGGCGTCAACGTCAATGTGCCTGCCGACGCGCCGACGCTCGGTCGCCTCTACGTCACGGTCGTCCCGGTCGTGATGGACACCCTGCCCCTCGGCGGACGCTTCGTTCCGTAGCGTTTCGGAGGCCCCTCACGAAATAGGGGGTTTTTTCTCATATTCTGAGGCGTGGCCCTGCTGCGCCTCCTTGACGTGCCGCACCTCGAAACGGGGTCGGGGCGCGCCGAGTTGCCGCCGCACAAGCCCGTGTGGCTGCTGATTCGGCTTGCGTACGAGCAGACCTGGATGACGAGACAGGAACTCGCCACCTTATTTTGGCCTGATGACGACGAGGCGGGCGCGCGGCATAACTTGCGCCTCCTCATCGCCCGCGCCAAAAAGCTGCCGTGGGCGGGGGCGCTCGAAGTCGAGGGGACCCGACTGCGGTTCTCGGTGGACACCGACGTGCGGCGTTTTCGCGCGGCGCACGCGGGCGAGTGCTGGGAAGAAGCCATCGCCTTGTACCGCCGCGACTTTCTGAGCGGCGTGACGTGGCGAGACGCGCCCGAAGTCGAGGGGTGGGCCGCGTTCGAGCGCGCCGCCCTCGCTGACGCGTGGCGACACGCGGTGCGCGTGCACGCCGCCGCGCTGTCGGCGAGCGGCGATCCAGTGCGGGCCGCCTCGCTCCTGCTCGAGCTGTGGCGCGCCGATCCGCTCGCCGAGGACGTGTTGCAAGCTTATCTGCGCGCCGCCCTCGCGTGCGGAGCGCGCGACGCGGCCCTTCGCGCGGGCGCGACATTTCGCGAATTGCTCGCGCGCGAGCTGAACCTCGCCCCGATGCGCGAGACGCTCGAACTCGAACAGCTGCTGCGGGACGCGGGGCCAGTGCCGGTCGCGGCGCCCCCACACGTGGAGCGCCCGGCGCTTCGGGGCGACCTCATCGGCCGCGAGGACGAACGCTTCACGCTTCAGCGTGCCTCGCTCGCCCTCATCGGCGGAGAGCCGGGCGTCGGCAAAACCCGGCTTTTGCAAGAACTCGTTCCCGACACGCGGCTCGGTGCCTCACCCTCGGCGGTGTGGTGGCGGTGCTCGGAAGGCCTCGGTGGCATTCCCTATCATCCGGTCCTGACCGCCCTGCGAGACCGCCCGGAAGCGCTGCAACCCGGCGGCGAACTCGGACCGTACCGCGACGACCTCGCCCACCTGCTGCCGGATCTCCTGGGCCGTCCGCCCGCCGCCGATCCCGTGACGCTGCGTCCCCGCCTGCTCGAGGCCCTGTCGCGGGCGACCGAGGTAGGCACCCACACCCTGGTGATCGACGATGCCCAGTGGGCCGATTCCGCGACGCTTGAACTCGCGACGGTCCTGGCGTGCCGCGGGCGCCTGCGCGTGTTTGTCGCGTACCGCGCGTCGGAGGTGAGCGCCGACCTCGCGCCGACGTTGCGGGCCCTACGCGAACAGGGCGCGCTGGACTTGCGCCTCGGTCCCTTGTCGCGCGAGGAAGTGCGCGGACTCGTCGGCGCGCTCATCGGGACGCCGGACGGGCCGCCGTTGTTCAGCGCGTGGTTGCACCGCAAGTCAGGCGGCAACGCCTTGTTCGCGCTCGAAACCTTGCGCGCGCTCTTCGAGGCGGGCACCCTGCGCGCCGACGCCGACGGTTGGCACACCTCCCTCGACGACGTTACGAGCGATTACTCCGAACTCGACGTGCCGCCGCGCATCGCTGCCCTCGTCGAGCGCCGCCTCTCTCGCCTCTCGGAAGCCGCCCGGCGCGCGCTTGACACGCTGAGCGTGGCGCAAGACGACTTCACGCCGCGCCTCGCCTCGCGCGTGTGTGGTCTGTCCGAGTGGGGAATCGTGGCCGCGCTCGAAGAGGCGCGGCGCGCGCACCTGCTGACCGAGACGAGGTTTTCGCACGATCTCGTGCGCCAGAGCGTGTACG
Encoded here:
- a CDS encoding Ig-like domain-containing protein, producing the protein MSVKNRSLGLLALLFGLAACGGSPMPAPGPGPGPGPGPSPTVSRIVLAQDDVLLENVGVSERLSARLLDAQGREVTGAVTWQVEKGAVASVAADGTVTGRSVGSTIVRATANGLTSAPIVVAVADLKDSVTRVPNERVVSPPVFASGAAPFQLGSRYTVVMRDVSPTAGRLWFSKAADGTPIQGQVVSSRPVANGVEVTLEVVPLGDVFDKLVVNESFELSSEDVTIPEATAAHFGVQRQSNGDLVLTPNKAPSGDKVGALAFNAGPFRCTGSDIEGKILLGSPSFRFNFGRPKVEVEVVIDSNFIDGQNTSKARFLFTANPSLRMSSGNHTLVADLNNVEVKCKLREGFEQAVPTGIPLVNLEANLIPGIELGGSYGAGRRSFEARLYASANVRFGFDCRASTGSCQNLSTGVNGTVQGNVILGETGTLGENIRDLKIGVFGDVKITGTAPLVGDIDLGSMREGYLMEYDLAPLANQIADNNPAGYTLRHYQVIDPFTSMRNLVSFLLGSGVTLPLPTIDREIRAIESPVITSATRTGNTVRVSLDPDRNSFFSTVIPNLELLPAFPLLYNVKEVRLLSVRELNIGGRTTQSVTQLASMNVPLGATGVNVNVPADAPTLGRLYVTVVPVVMDTLPLGGRFVP
- a CDS encoding AAA family ATPase, with product MALLRLLDVPHLETGSGRAELPPHKPVWLLIRLAYEQTWMTRQELATLFWPDDDEAGARHNLRLLIARAKKLPWAGALEVEGTRLRFSVDTDVRRFRAAHAGECWEEAIALYRRDFLSGVTWRDAPEVEGWAAFERAALADAWRHAVRVHAAALSASGDPVRAASLLLELWRADPLAEDVLQAYLRAALACGARDAALRAGATFRELLARELNLAPMRETLELEQLLRDAGPVPVAAPPHVERPALRGDLIGREDERFTLQRASLALIGGEPGVGKTRLLQELVPDTRLGASPSAVWWRCSEGLGGIPYHPVLTALRDRPEALQPGGELGPYRDDLAHLLPDLLGRPPAADPVTLRPRLLEALSRATEVGTHTLVIDDAQWADSATLELATVLACRGRLRVFVAYRASEVSADLAPTLRALREQGALDLRLGPLSREEVRGLVGALIGTPDGPPLFSAWLHRKSGGNALFALETLRALFEAGTLRADADGWHTSLDDVTSDYSELDVPPRIAALVERRLSRLSEAARRALDTLSVAQDDFTPRLASRVCGLSEWGIVAALEEARRAHLLTETRFSHDLVRQSVYEALSPERRALLHKSLAQGGERLAPAVLARHLLAAGEPEAALPHLLEAADAATARADLTGAARWLREARRHAAPGSLAALRVSVMLGDLLLWQGSAEGRAELNAALGELRAHPDPAARELTAHALAALSEIELYGGDFERASAYADAALRLGAGSGVVSTPIVRRALESAVTVAMRRGDVEAARRHLDEGARLVSNDPDLDATAAELAFYVGDLRRSRAMFEELLTRVPGHARVRTLENDLGFVCLNLGDLVAAERWLRRSLETYAGVPHPEALSRSNLGLVFLMMGRLDEAWAELQLAENLARGGEFGTFLADVRHRQAGVRLARREFEAARALCREAASLMRGVGDPVRLTWILAGSCGVEIFAGDNAAARRFAAEARAAFEARPHPVGEALVRLAELELAAAAGQDVERPARELLEFAGRTGLEEYVIRALLRLGRLDEAHERADRLGFWPLARLSKELSTCSPAMP